One window of the Salvia splendens isolate huo1 chromosome 1, SspV2, whole genome shotgun sequence genome contains the following:
- the LOC121797173 gene encoding uncharacterized acetyltransferase At3g50280-like has protein sequence MVSQSFPIVSKCLVSPDHKSSLRELKLSVSDLPMLSCHYIQKGGLFEKPPLPISDLLSILKRSLSKSLTHFPPLAGRLTTDASGHVYIHCNDAGVEFIHVNGSHLHLTDLLGPINADVPAAVKSCFALDHAVSHTGHFRPILAVQVTELADGVFIGCSVNHAVADGTSFWNFFNTFAEFTRGVETISRSPDFSRDSILISSAVLRMPEGGPAASFSAEAPIREGIFRFSRESILKLKSRLNNTDGNVNVAEVMGKHANDTRVSKQKHLTPLNAANPTVEISSFQSLCALLWRGITRARDLPAGKTTTFRMAVNCRHRLEKKLEPLYFGNAIQSVPTSALAGEVVGRDMRWCAEQLNETLAAYGGAEVRKCVEDWEREPRCFPLGNPGGAMVMMGSSPRFPMYDNDFGWGRPVAVRSGRNNKFDGKISAFPGREGGGSVDLEVILAPETMAGLESDPEFMQYVTVC, from the coding sequence ATGGTTTCCCAGTCCTTCCCAATTGTGTCGAAATGCCTAGTTTCTCCCGATCATAAATCAAGCCTAAGAGAGCTAAAGCTCTCAGTTTCCGATCTCCCAATGCTGTCGTGCCACTACATTCAAAAAGGCGGCTTGTTCGAAAAGCCGCCGTTGCCAATCTCCGACCTCCTCTCTATCCTAAAACGCAGCCTCTCAAAGTCGCTAACTCATTTCCCGCCGCTAGCTGGCCGCCTCACCACCGACGCCAGCGGCCACGTCTACATACACTGCAACGACGCAGGCGTCGAGTTCATCCACGTCAACGGGTCCCACCTCCACCTCACCGATCTCCTTGGCCCCATCAACGCTGACGTGCCCGCGGCTGTTAAAAGCTGCTTCGCCCTCGATCACGCCGTCAGTCACACCGGCCATTTCCGTCCCATTTTAGCCGTCCAGGTGACGGAGCTCGCTGACGGCGTCTTCATCGGCTGCTCCGTCAATCACGCCGTCGCCGACGGCACCTCGTTTTGGAATTTCTTCAACACCTTCGCCGAGTTCACCAGAGGCGTGGAGACGATTTCGAGGTCCCCGGATTTCAGCCGCGACTCGATTTTGATATCCTCTGCGGTTCTCCGGATGCCGGAGGGCGGCCCTGCTGCTTCTTTCTCCGCCGAAGCTCCCATCAGGGAGGGGATTTTCCGCTTCAGCAGAGAATCGATTTTGAAGCTTAAATCAAGATTGAATAACACTGACGGTAACGTTAACGTGGCGGAGGTGATGGGCAAGCACGCAAACGACACGCGCGTTAGTAAACAGAAGCACTTAACGCCGTTAAATGCTGCTAATCCGACGGTGGAGATCTCGTCGTTCCAATCGCTGTGCGCGCTGCTGTGGCGTGGGATCACGCGCGCGCGAGATCTTCCCGCGGGAAAAACGACGACGTTTCGGATGGCGGTGAACTGCCGCCACCGGCTGGAGAAGAAATTGGAGCCGCTCTACTTCGGGAACGCGATCCAGAGCGTTCCGACGTCGGCATTAGCCGGAGAGGTGGTGGGGAGAGACATGCGTTGGTGCGCGGAGCAGCTGAACGAAACCCTGGCGGCGTACGGCGGGGCGGAGGTGCGGAAGTGCGTGGAGGATTGGGAGCGGGAGCCGCGGTGTTTTCCGTTGGGGAACCCCGGGGGCGCGATGGTGATGATGGGGAGCTCGCCGAGGTTTCCGATGTACGACAACGATTTCGGGTGGGGGAGGCCGGTGGCAGTGCGGAGCGGAAGGAATAATAAGTTCGATGGGAAGATATCGGCGTTTCCGGGTCGGGAAGGGGGCGGGTCGGTTGATTTGGAGGTTATTTTGGCGCCGGAGACGATGGCGGGTCTTGAGTCCGACCCGGAGTTCATGCAATATGTGACTGTTTGTTAA
- the LOC121805377 gene encoding WUSCHEL-related homeobox 7-like — MDEYSTGFCIRAAARGGGTGSKCGRWNPTGEQVKVLTELFKSGLRTPTTDQIQKISAELSFYGKIESKNVFYWFQNHKARERQKRRRISVDDLHTTPSKQFGSAEKNEAERVIETLQLFPVKSRLYADDCKENTYNLAMEMDHPTLDLRLSFV, encoded by the exons atggATGAGTACTCGACGGGGTTTTGCATTAGAGCGGCGGCGCGCGGGGGCGGAACAGGGAGCAAGTGCGGGCGTTGGAATCCGACAGGGGAACAAGTAAAAGTTCTGACGGAGCTGTTCAAGTCAGGTCTCagaactcccactactgatcagaTCCAAAAGATATCTGCAGAGTTGAGCTTTTATGGTAAGATTGAGAGCAAAAATGTTTTTTATTGGTTCCAAAACCACAAGGCTAGAGAGAGACAGAAACGACGCCGTATTTCCGTTGATGACCTTCACACCACCCCTTCTAAAc AATTTGGTAGTGCGGagaaaaatgaagccgaaagaGTGATTGAAACGCTTCAACTGTTTCCGGTGAAGTCTCGGCTGTATGCAGACGACTGCAAAGAGAATACATACAACCTTGCTATGGAAATGGATCATCCCACCTTGGATTTGAGATTGAGCTTTGTTTAG
- the LOC121805912 gene encoding eukaryotic translation initiation factor 3 subunit F-like yields MHDLFSTGGVIGGSTLIHEFYSREVNNPIHLTVDTEFRTGNASIKAFVSVGLSLGDQQLAAQFQEIALDLCMVEAEQIGFNVLKPTIVHKLPNDLEGMEATTERLLALIDDVYKYVDNVVEGRSAPDDKIGRFLSDKIAALPKLSPNAFDKLVNDSLQDQLLLLYFSSITRTQLSLAEKLNTAAQIL; encoded by the exons ATGCATGACTT GTTTTCAACCGGCGGAGTCATTGGTGGCAGTACTTTAATCCATGAGTTCTACTCTAGAGAAGTTAACAATCCTATTCATTTGACTGTTGATACTGAATTTAGAACTGGTAATGCTTCAATTAAGGCTTTTGTCTCTGTTGGTCTGTCTCTTGGAGACCAACAACTTGCTGCACAATTTCAAGAAATTGCACTGGACCTATGCATGGTTGAGGCGGAACAGATTGGGT TTAATGTTCTTAAGCCAACAATTGTTCACAAGCTTCCAAATGATCTCGAGGGAATGGAAGCAACCACGGAACGGTTGCTTGCTCTAATTGACGATGTGTACAAATATGTGGATAATGTCGTG GAAGGACGCAGCGCCCCTGATGATAAAATTGGAAGATTTTTATCTGATAAAATAGCAGCTCTTCCCAAACTATCTCCAAATGCTTTTGATAAGCTAGTGAATGACAGTCTGCAG GACCAACTTCTGTTGCTTTATTTTTCTAGCATTACGAGAACACAACTTAGCTTAGCAGAAAAGCTGAATACTGCTGCCCAGATCCTTTGA